A region from the Serinibacter arcticus genome encodes:
- a CDS encoding ABC transporter substrate-binding protein, with protein MTAGIAVVAATALVLSACTSSPSEEETTSAGDDETSETTDPSSEPTETYEGTDKQDLGDVTTVDDSISYSLGEDEWLGYNGNTPETYSTYNSVVNERFQSAFTYFGTDGTIYVNEEFGNVELVSEDPMTVEYTINDDAVWSDGTPITYDDALFSWATQAIADPVATEAARVEAEAAATAAGEDPAAAREAVGDVPLFNYVGGLDLGSRTSIPEGEPGGKSFTLSYTDPYPDYMISTMMQFPLHVALDSAGMTVEDFVAAVEAEDAEALRPVADFYNNDWLSQPGQLPDAAIALSSGPYLAPTSWEAGQSITMEANPDWWGTPPATSTLVYRFAAPETQVQALQNGDLNIIEPQATVDTVSQIEAIGDSVSLLTGPSLTWEHLDFNFNNGPFATSLPLREAFAMCVPRQQIIDNLIAPIDPEAQVMNAREVFPFQPNYETVLEGSYDGRYDEVDLEGAEAKIAESGVAGPITVRIGYSAPNQRRTDQVALIKDSCDQAGFDVQDVGNADFFDQTLPNGDYEVALFAWAGSGQITSGQNIYSSTGGQNYGGFSNADVDAAWDTLSATLDTDVQLEQTIIIEKALWDELYGIPLFAHPGVVAFDSSIQNVRDTATQSTVAWNAEQWLRSS; from the coding sequence ATGACCGCGGGCATCGCCGTGGTCGCGGCGACCGCACTCGTGCTGAGCGCCTGCACCAGCAGCCCGTCGGAGGAGGAGACCACCTCGGCCGGTGACGACGAGACGTCGGAGACCACCGACCCGTCGAGCGAGCCCACCGAGACGTACGAGGGCACCGACAAGCAGGACCTGGGCGACGTCACGACGGTGGACGACTCCATCTCCTACTCCCTCGGTGAGGACGAGTGGCTCGGGTACAACGGCAACACGCCGGAGACCTACTCCACCTACAACTCCGTGGTGAACGAGCGCTTCCAGAGCGCCTTCACCTACTTCGGCACCGACGGCACCATCTACGTCAACGAGGAGTTCGGCAACGTCGAGCTCGTCTCCGAGGACCCGATGACCGTCGAGTACACGATCAACGACGACGCGGTCTGGTCCGACGGCACGCCGATCACCTACGACGACGCCCTCTTCTCCTGGGCCACGCAGGCGATCGCCGACCCGGTGGCGACCGAGGCCGCCCGCGTCGAGGCCGAGGCTGCGGCCACGGCCGCCGGCGAGGACCCCGCCGCCGCGCGCGAGGCCGTCGGTGACGTCCCGCTGTTCAACTACGTCGGTGGTCTCGACCTCGGCAGCCGCACCTCGATCCCCGAGGGCGAGCCCGGTGGCAAGAGCTTCACGCTCAGCTACACCGACCCGTACCCGGACTACATGATCTCGACGATGATGCAGTTCCCGCTGCACGTCGCCCTGGACTCGGCCGGCATGACGGTCGAGGACTTCGTCGCCGCCGTCGAGGCCGAGGACGCCGAGGCCCTGCGCCCCGTCGCGGACTTCTACAACAACGACTGGCTCTCGCAGCCGGGTCAGCTGCCCGACGCGGCGATCGCCCTGAGCTCCGGCCCGTACCTGGCCCCGACCTCGTGGGAGGCCGGCCAGAGCATCACGATGGAGGCGAACCCCGACTGGTGGGGCACGCCGCCCGCCACGAGCACCCTCGTCTACCGCTTCGCGGCTCCCGAGACCCAGGTCCAGGCCCTGCAGAACGGTGACCTCAACATCATCGAGCCGCAGGCCACGGTCGACACGGTCTCGCAGATCGAGGCCATCGGCGACTCCGTGTCCCTGCTGACCGGTCCGTCGCTGACGTGGGAGCACCTCGACTTCAACTTCAACAACGGGCCGTTCGCCACGAGCCTCCCGCTGCGCGAGGCCTTCGCCATGTGCGTGCCGCGCCAGCAGATCATCGACAACCTCATCGCGCCGATCGACCCCGAGGCGCAGGTCATGAACGCCCGTGAGGTCTTCCCGTTCCAGCCCAACTACGAGACCGTCCTCGAGGGCTCCTACGACGGCCGCTACGACGAGGTCGACCTCGAGGGTGCCGAGGCGAAGATCGCCGAGTCCGGCGTCGCCGGGCCCATCACGGTCCGCATCGGCTACTCCGCCCCGAACCAGCGTCGTACCGACCAGGTCGCCCTGATCAAGGACAGCTGCGACCAGGCAGGCTTCGACGTCCAGGACGTCGGCAACGCCGACTTCTTCGACCAGACGCTGCCCAACGGTGACTACGAGGTCGCGCTCTTCGCGTGGGCCGGCTCCGGCCAGATCACCTCGGGTCAGAACATCTACTCCAGCACCGGTGGTCAGAACTACGGCGGCTTCTCCAACGCCGACGTCGACGCCGCCTGGGACACCCTGAGCGCCACGCTCGACACGGATGTCCAGCTCGAGCAGACGATCATCATCGAGAAGGCCCTGTGGGACGAGCTGTACGGGATCCCGCTGTTCGCCCACCCGGGCGTCGTGGCCTTCGACTCGTCGATCCAGAACGTCCGTGACACTGCCACGCAGAGCACGGTCGCCTGGAACGCCGAGCAGTGGCTCCGCAGCAGCTGA
- a CDS encoding ABC transporter permease: protein MIKFILKRLGISLLVLLGGSLLMFVLTINSGDPLEDYRESNDRNKEQIIAAITRNLRLDDAWYERYWEWLRGVSGCVVGKCDLGTNINGNDVTVLLGNAAGSTLRLVFIATILAIFIGIAVGIVTAIRQYSGFDYVVTFLTFLFFSLPVFWAAVLLKEYGAIRYNDWIADPQISPLQAIIAALVLAFVLQSVLGGDWRRRLITGGVTAVFVFAALTYFTSVGWWRAPALGIGIVAVVAIATAVGLTALVAGLNNRRVLYSTLTTVAVGIVSYYAVSPLLEAPTIVVLLVLLVVAIAVGLVSGYFWGGYSSRRTAMSLSAITAVVMGLLILVDRAVYAWAEFLNLKPRPISTIGSSTPNFRGEYWESILDNATQLLLPTILLTLISVASYSRYTRSSMLETMNQDYVRTARSKGLSERVVIVKHAFRNALIPITTIVAFDFAALIGGAVITESVFGWKGMGELFRTGLTAVDPAPVMAFFLVTALAAIVMNMLADIAYAFLDPRIRR from the coding sequence GTGATCAAGTTCATCCTCAAGCGCCTGGGGATCTCTCTCCTCGTGCTGCTCGGCGGCTCCCTGCTGATGTTCGTGCTGACGATCAACTCCGGGGATCCGCTCGAGGACTACCGCGAGTCGAACGACCGGAACAAAGAGCAGATCATTGCCGCCATCACCCGCAACCTCCGTCTGGACGACGCGTGGTACGAGCGGTACTGGGAGTGGTTGAGGGGCGTCTCGGGCTGCGTCGTCGGCAAGTGCGACCTCGGCACGAACATCAACGGCAACGACGTCACGGTGCTCCTGGGCAACGCGGCCGGCTCCACGCTCCGCCTGGTCTTCATCGCCACGATCCTCGCGATCTTCATCGGTATCGCGGTCGGCATCGTCACGGCGATCCGTCAGTACTCCGGCTTCGACTACGTCGTCACCTTCCTGACCTTCCTCTTCTTCTCGCTGCCGGTGTTCTGGGCCGCGGTGCTGCTGAAGGAGTACGGCGCGATCCGCTACAACGACTGGATCGCCGACCCCCAGATCTCGCCGCTGCAGGCGATCATCGCCGCGCTCGTGCTCGCGTTCGTCCTGCAGTCGGTGCTCGGTGGTGACTGGCGTCGACGCCTCATCACGGGTGGCGTGACCGCGGTCTTCGTGTTCGCGGCCCTCACCTACTTCACCTCGGTCGGCTGGTGGCGCGCCCCCGCGCTGGGCATCGGCATCGTCGCCGTCGTCGCGATCGCCACCGCCGTCGGCCTCACCGCGCTCGTCGCGGGCCTCAACAACCGCCGGGTCCTGTACTCGACGCTGACCACGGTGGCCGTCGGGATCGTGTCCTACTACGCCGTCTCGCCGCTGCTCGAGGCGCCGACCATCGTGGTCCTGCTGGTCCTGCTCGTGGTCGCGATCGCCGTCGGCCTCGTCTCGGGCTACTTCTGGGGCGGCTACTCCAGCCGCCGCACGGCGATGAGCCTGTCGGCCATCACCGCCGTCGTCATGGGCCTGCTGATCCTGGTCGACCGCGCGGTCTACGCGTGGGCGGAGTTCCTCAACCTGAAGCCGCGCCCGATCTCGACGATCGGCTCGAGCACCCCCAACTTCCGCGGGGAGTACTGGGAGTCGATCCTCGACAACGCGACCCAGCTCCTGCTCCCGACCATCCTGCTCACGCTGATCTCGGTCGCGAGCTACTCGCGCTACACCCGGTCGTCGATGCTCGAGACCATGAACCAGGACTACGTGCGCACCGCCCGGTCCAAGGGCCTGTCGGAGCGTGTCGTCATCGTCAAGCACGCGTTCCGCAACGCGCTCATCCCGATCACGACGATCGTCGCCTTCGACTTCGCCGCCCTCATCGGTGGCGCTGTCATCACCGAGTCGGTCTTCGGCTGGAAGGGGATGGGCGAGCTGTTCCGCACCGGTCTGACCGCGGTGGACCCGGCACCCGTGATGGCGTTCTTCCTCGTCACCGCCCTGGCCGCCATCGTCATGAACATGTTGGCCGACATCGCCTACGCGTTCCTCGACCCGCGGATCCGGAGGTGA
- a CDS encoding ABC transporter permease, with translation MSDKSDNNDANPPEPENLVPGPERDAPTPQPGGFVGLEPAAGQSGTLTVEAPVPSGEKSYSQGQLVRRRFFRHKGAMTSIVVLAFITVLAFTSIGIGPIPGWWDKSFSTTGSVLDGGRPTLGFFQLGEHPFGQDQTGRDYFALVMRGTQISLIIAFVVGIGSTIIGTVIGSLAGYFRGWVESILMRLTDLLIIIPLLVLAAVIARRAGEAGIWALAVVLAAVTWTSLARLVRGEVLSLREREFVSAARAIGTHPARILFRHILPNTIGVIIVSTTLSISAAILLETSLSFLGFGVQPPDVSLGSLINTYQTAFTARPWLFWFPGLFILAIALCVNFIGDGLRDAFDPRQNRNRD, from the coding sequence ATGAGCGACAAGAGCGACAACAACGACGCGAACCCGCCCGAGCCGGAGAACCTCGTCCCCGGCCCGGAGCGCGACGCCCCCACCCCGCAGCCCGGCGGCTTCGTCGGCCTCGAGCCCGCGGCCGGACAGTCGGGCACCCTGACCGTCGAGGCACCCGTCCCCTCGGGCGAGAAGTCCTACAGCCAGGGCCAGCTGGTCCGCCGGCGGTTCTTCCGCCACAAGGGCGCGATGACCTCGATCGTCGTGCTGGCGTTCATCACGGTGCTGGCCTTCACGTCGATCGGCATCGGCCCGATCCCGGGCTGGTGGGACAAGAGCTTCAGCACGACGGGTTCCGTCCTCGACGGCGGCCGCCCCACGCTCGGCTTCTTCCAGCTCGGGGAGCACCCCTTCGGCCAGGACCAGACCGGCCGCGACTACTTCGCCCTCGTCATGCGGGGCACGCAGATCTCGCTGATCATCGCGTTCGTCGTCGGCATCGGCTCGACGATCATCGGCACCGTGATCGGCAGCCTCGCCGGCTACTTCCGCGGCTGGGTCGAGTCGATCCTCATGCGACTGACCGACCTGCTCATCATCATCCCGCTGCTCGTTCTCGCCGCCGTCATCGCCCGCCGAGCGGGCGAGGCCGGGATCTGGGCCCTCGCCGTCGTGCTCGCCGCGGTGACGTGGACGTCGCTGGCGCGACTCGTGCGCGGTGAGGTGCTGTCGCTGCGCGAGCGCGAGTTCGTCTCCGCCGCCCGGGCGATCGGTACCCACCCCGCCCGGATCCTCTTCCGCCACATCCTGCCGAACACCATCGGCGTGATCATCGTGTCGACCACGCTGTCGATCTCCGCGGCGATCCTGCTCGAGACGTCGCTGAGCTTCCTCGGCTTCGGCGTGCAGCCCCCCGACGTCTCGCTCGGGTCCCTGATCAACACCTACCAGACGGCCTTCACCGCCCGACCGTGGCTGTTCTGGTTCCCCGGTCTGTTCATCCTCGCGATCGCGCTCTGCGTCAACTTCATCGGTGACGGCCTGCGCGACGCCTTCGACCCGCGTCAGAACAGGAACCGCGACTGA
- a CDS encoding ABC transporter ATP-binding protein gives MALFGKRSHPEHVPATSSGADTASVLSFSDLDVKFGTEFGTVHAVKGISLDVKAGEVLALVGESGSGKSVTSMTALGLLPGNARVNGGITVDGKAVDRMSPSALRRMRGNDVAMVFQEPMTALNPVLTVGSQLVEALELHGMAYGRDAEKRAAELLTMVGIPDAERRLKQYPHEYSGGQRQRVVIAMAISCNPKVIIADEPTTALDVTVQAEILDLLRSLKTELNTGILLITHNMGVVADMADRVAVMYKGDLVEMGSADEVLVTPKHEYTKRLLAAVPHLGARDNAPEGTVRAAGTPALTVENLVIEYERMGKAPFRAVDDVSLSVNKGEIVGLVGESGSGKSTIARCALGLIPAKSGVIEILETDLLRLRGAELKAMRRRIGVVFQDPASSLNPRFPIGDCIGEPLDVHKVGDAASRKNRVMELLDAVELPRSVYNRYPHELSGGQRQRVSIARALTLDPELLVADEPTSALDVSVQASVLEMFTTLQREFQFACLFVSHDLAVIDMLADRVVVLQNGKVVEQGEREQVLQHPTKEYTRRLLAAAPVPDPAEQRARREARYALMAELGEESHELNTAV, from the coding sequence ATGGCACTCTTCGGCAAGCGCTCCCATCCCGAGCACGTCCCGGCGACGTCCTCCGGTGCGGACACGGCTTCGGTCCTGTCGTTCAGCGATCTCGACGTCAAGTTCGGGACCGAGTTCGGCACCGTGCACGCCGTCAAGGGCATCTCCCTCGACGTCAAGGCCGGTGAGGTGCTCGCCCTCGTCGGTGAGTCCGGGTCCGGCAAGTCCGTGACCTCCATGACGGCGCTGGGTCTGCTGCCCGGCAACGCCCGCGTCAACGGCGGCATCACGGTGGACGGCAAGGCCGTCGACCGGATGAGCCCGTCCGCCCTGCGCCGCATGCGCGGCAACGACGTCGCGATGGTCTTCCAGGAGCCGATGACGGCGCTGAACCCCGTCCTGACCGTCGGGTCCCAGCTCGTCGAGGCGCTCGAGCTCCACGGCATGGCCTACGGGCGCGACGCCGAGAAGCGCGCGGCCGAGCTGCTCACCATGGTCGGCATCCCCGATGCCGAGCGTCGCCTCAAGCAGTACCCGCACGAGTACTCCGGCGGCCAGCGCCAGCGCGTGGTCATCGCCATGGCGATCTCCTGCAACCCCAAGGTGATCATCGCCGACGAGCCGACCACGGCCCTGGACGTCACCGTCCAGGCCGAGATCCTCGACCTCCTGCGGTCGTTGAAGACGGAGCTCAACACCGGCATCCTCCTCATCACCCACAACATGGGGGTGGTGGCCGACATGGCCGACCGCGTCGCCGTCATGTACAAGGGCGACCTCGTCGAGATGGGCAGCGCGGACGAGGTGCTCGTCACGCCCAAGCACGAGTACACCAAGCGTCTCCTCGCGGCCGTGCCGCACCTCGGTGCCCGCGACAACGCCCCCGAGGGGACCGTGCGCGCGGCCGGGACTCCGGCGCTCACGGTGGAGAACCTCGTCATCGAGTACGAGCGCATGGGCAAGGCCCCGTTCCGCGCCGTCGACGACGTGTCGCTCTCGGTCAACAAGGGCGAGATCGTCGGCCTGGTGGGGGAGTCGGGGTCGGGCAAGTCGACCATCGCGCGCTGCGCCCTCGGCCTCATCCCGGCGAAGTCCGGCGTGATCGAGATCCTCGAGACGGACCTGCTCCGCCTGCGGGGCGCGGAGCTCAAGGCGATGCGTCGCCGGATCGGCGTCGTCTTCCAGGATCCCGCGAGCTCGCTCAACCCGCGGTTCCCGATCGGTGACTGCATCGGCGAGCCGCTCGACGTGCACAAGGTGGGCGACGCGGCGTCGCGGAAGAACCGCGTGATGGAGCTGCTCGACGCCGTCGAGCTGCCCCGAAGCGTGTACAACCGCTACCCGCACGAGCTCTCCGGCGGACAGCGCCAGCGCGTCAGCATCGCCCGCGCCCTCACGCTCGACCCCGAGCTGCTGGTCGCCGACGAGCCGACGTCGGCCCTGGACGTGTCCGTGCAGGCCAGCGTGCTGGAGATGTTCACCACGCTCCAGCGCGAGTTCCAGTTCGCCTGCCTGTTCGTCAGCCACGACCTCGCGGTGATCGACATGCTCGCGGACCGCGTCGTCGTGCTCCAGAACGGCAAGGTCGTCGAGCAGGGTGAGCGCGAGCAGGTGCTGCAGCACCCGACCAAGGAGTACACGCGTCGTCTGCTCGCCGCGGCCCCCGTGCCGGACCCGGCCGAGCAGCGTGCACGTCGCGAGGCGCGCTACGCGCTGATGGCCGAGCTCGGCGAGGAGTCGCACGAGCTCAACACGGCCGTCTAG
- a CDS encoding FtsX-like permease family protein, producing the protein MTSTGDLAGTLAALRDASGSAIVVGSVALVLLVVLGAVTVTQVARLVAQTRAGETAILVARGASRGSLAVLTWGEAAVVAVVGTGAGTAVGLALGGALPAPGAVVVLAAVVLWTLAIGLPGWSSTRSLTRGVRIDVSGRSRTLATGGAAVLLLLAAGGSLWRFSRDDPARTPLDQALAIGAPGLVTLALAVVVLVLLTPVWSLLERAAAGRVGTAPRLALLSVSRRRSVLGVPLLLVVVAVATSVLGAGYTASTQAAQDRLDGTRVGADARLELPARSAVTPLFPPRTTAAVEAVDGVTAAALVARVPARTGQQDLVLEAVAAPAVEAVVRGGTVSPARVSAALAPTSRPPAVPEGTVSVAVLPAQGAGTFDGDITTLSATGTLWLTSPVGELARVELAGGDLALGATGTLVGDVPPGDWRLLAVDVVADGTTSGWENTLELTVQEVTVDGAPVATGADAWATAAWPVASGAGTGAAGTNPSDGATAAARFQGSATLRFVPDPVGPVPAVVTRALADRLDLATGDGLTVSYRGGTVEVTIGAVTDLVPGVLDEPAAVVDLTALQRGEALVRRSVADASEIWVALEPGAAGTAAVTELRALARGESATLVTTESARAGTAVAQPVFAAVGLVAVVLAVVGALAAFDVLTRTRRGEVVALRAVGVPGRVQGRSRLVEALVLGAVAVPAGVAVGWAVASLTIGTLVRLSVPGLAGLSQPLALAPLELALGLALALGGVAAVGALVSRRVRRQHRDTDHREETR; encoded by the coding sequence GTGACCTCGACCGGCGACCTGGCCGGGACCCTCGCCGCGCTGCGCGACGCGTCGGGCTCGGCGATCGTCGTCGGCAGCGTCGCGCTCGTCCTGCTGGTCGTCCTCGGTGCGGTCACCGTCACCCAGGTCGCCCGTCTGGTGGCCCAGACCCGCGCGGGGGAGACGGCGATCCTCGTGGCGCGCGGCGCGTCCCGGGGCAGCCTCGCGGTGCTCACGTGGGGCGAGGCCGCCGTCGTCGCCGTCGTCGGGACGGGTGCCGGGACGGCGGTCGGCCTGGCGCTCGGCGGCGCGCTGCCCGCACCGGGTGCCGTCGTCGTGCTCGCCGCGGTGGTGCTGTGGACCCTGGCGATCGGGCTGCCCGGCTGGAGCAGCACGCGGTCGCTCACGCGCGGCGTCCGGATCGACGTCTCGGGGCGCTCGCGCACGCTCGCGACGGGCGGCGCCGCGGTCCTGCTGCTCCTCGCGGCCGGCGGCAGCCTGTGGCGCTTCTCGCGCGACGACCCCGCCCGCACCCCGCTCGACCAGGCGCTCGCCATCGGCGCGCCCGGGCTCGTGACGCTCGCGCTCGCCGTCGTCGTCCTCGTGCTGCTGACGCCGGTCTGGAGCCTGCTGGAGCGCGCCGCTGCCGGCCGGGTCGGCACCGCCCCGCGGCTCGCCCTGCTGTCGGTCTCCCGGCGCCGGTCCGTGCTCGGCGTCCCGCTCCTGCTCGTGGTCGTCGCCGTGGCGACGTCGGTGCTCGGCGCCGGTTACACGGCCAGCACGCAGGCCGCCCAGGACCGGCTCGACGGCACCCGCGTCGGCGCCGACGCGCGGCTCGAGCTGCCGGCCCGCTCCGCCGTCACCCCGCTGTTCCCGCCCCGCACCACGGCGGCGGTCGAGGCCGTCGACGGCGTCACCGCCGCCGCGCTCGTCGCACGCGTCCCGGCACGCACCGGCCAGCAGGACCTCGTGCTCGAGGCCGTCGCCGCACCGGCCGTCGAGGCCGTGGTCCGCGGCGGCACCGTGTCGCCCGCGCGGGTCTCGGCCGCGCTCGCCCCGACCAGCCGGCCGCCCGCGGTCCCGGAGGGGACGGTGAGCGTCGCCGTCCTCCCGGCCCAGGGCGCCGGCACGTTCGACGGCGACATCACCACGCTCTCGGCCACCGGCACGCTCTGGCTCACCTCGCCCGTGGGCGAGCTGGCCCGGGTCGAACTCGCCGGCGGCGATCTGGCGCTCGGCGCGACGGGCACGCTCGTGGGCGACGTGCCTCCGGGGGACTGGCGCCTGCTCGCCGTCGACGTCGTGGCCGACGGCACGACGAGCGGGTGGGAGAACACCCTCGAGCTGACCGTCCAGGAGGTCACTGTCGACGGCGCCCCCGTGGCGACCGGCGCCGACGCGTGGGCCACCGCCGCCTGGCCGGTCGCCTCGGGCGCCGGCACGGGCGCGGCCGGGACCAACCCGAGTGACGGCGCGACGGCGGCCGCCCGGTTCCAGGGCTCGGCCACCCTCCGCTTCGTGCCCGACCCGGTCGGCCCCGTGCCCGCCGTCGTGACCCGGGCTCTCGCCGACCGCCTCGACCTCGCCACGGGCGACGGCCTGACCGTGAGCTACCGCGGCGGCACGGTCGAGGTCACGATCGGCGCCGTGACCGACCTCGTGCCCGGGGTGCTGGACGAGCCGGCCGCCGTCGTCGACCTCACGGCGCTCCAGCGCGGCGAGGCCCTCGTGCGCCGCTCGGTCGCGGACGCGTCGGAGATCTGGGTCGCGCTCGAGCCGGGGGCGGCGGGGACGGCCGCCGTCACGGAGCTGCGGGCCCTCGCGCGCGGGGAGTCGGCGACCCTCGTGACGACCGAGTCCGCCCGGGCGGGCACGGCCGTGGCCCAGCCCGTGTTCGCGGCCGTGGGCCTGGTGGCGGTCGTGCTGGCCGTCGTCGGCGCGCTGGCGGCGTTCGACGTCCTCACCCGGACGCGGCGGGGCGAGGTCGTCGCACTGCGCGCCGTCGGTGTCCCCGGTCGCGTCCAGGGGCGCAGCCGGCTGGTCGAGGCGCTCGTGCTGGGCGCGGTCGCCGTGCCCGCCGGGGTGGCGGTCGGCTGGGCCGTGGCCTCGCTGACGATCGGCACCCTGGTGCGTCTCAGCGTGCCCGGCCTCGCCGGGTTGTCGCAGCCGCTCGCGCTGGCCCCGCTCGAGCTCGCCCTCGGCCTCGCGCTCGCGCTGGGCGGGGTGGCGGCCGTCGGAGCGCTCGTGAGCCGACGGGTGCGGCGACAGCACCGTGACACCGACCACCGCGAGGAGACCCGGTGA
- a CDS encoding FtsX-like permease family protein, producing MTRAAAPTSATPLTWARLSTRALVQQRWVCLLVVVIVALIAGLLAAWPRVEADARADQVRFRLADASSLGSDVAGRVSAAGVVLGLAEDPYEDPPRTTEAERALWDAFDAELEALRLSTDAPLRDVLAPAQRVAVTEKAFDLPINPAVDVRGPALSLAGDPTVADRVTLADGRWPEAPAWDGQPAPTGAVDLESLPDLDVEVVVLQETAERLGLTLGEPLRVPTLSYDLAIVPVGTYTVDDPDDPYWRHITAAASPGVVEDLNAGTSVVGVGYTAADGWWRTSQATAEPARVDVWYAVDPGTLDGVDPARLGAQLRAFLGADHSLTGATFPGDTRFTSELPERLDAVAQENEAVAAVVLLVAVGPLGVALAVLALVARLLLDRRRRALAMIAARGASPRQLRTTLGVEGLLLGLPAAALGWGAVAVALGGDPGARGWVPSLALGLVPALVLTTAPLPSGLRRTRRDLRAGGVVRDVVVAVLAALVLAQVIASPTGAVAGTGDPLLIAAPLVLALAVTVAVLRVYPWLARAAHAALRRGRSLPHVLGSARAVRESAASLTSVLAVVVGVSVAVFSVVALGSLRAGLERTVWVTAGADLRISGPVVDADQLEAVQALDGVAAVAAVSTVSPAILQLPGSSPRVQLVLTDTAAYAAVLQDVPGTVGAAPVDSVAADDGVDPVPVLTSPRLGGQGADGVRLVASQNVAVEVLASGDVLPGVADSSVAWVLADAAGLPEAAAGSPPRLLLVRVAPGADPATVGTAITDVIGPAAVERSVDARDAVADTPAFRLLAGALTVSIVLAALLAVAALVLVQVTAAPARGSCSRGCGCWGCVARASAASQRGSCCRG from the coding sequence GTGACGCGCGCGGCCGCGCCGACCTCGGCGACGCCCCTGACGTGGGCGCGGCTGTCGACCCGCGCGCTCGTGCAGCAGCGGTGGGTGTGCCTGCTCGTCGTCGTGATCGTGGCGCTCATCGCCGGCCTGCTCGCCGCCTGGCCCCGCGTCGAGGCCGACGCGCGCGCCGACCAGGTGCGGTTCCGGCTCGCCGACGCCTCCTCCCTGGGCAGCGACGTCGCGGGCCGGGTCTCGGCGGCGGGCGTCGTGCTCGGGCTCGCCGAGGACCCGTACGAGGACCCGCCGCGCACGACCGAGGCCGAGCGGGCGCTCTGGGACGCGTTCGACGCCGAGCTCGAGGCGCTGCGGCTGTCCACGGACGCCCCGCTGCGCGACGTGCTCGCGCCCGCGCAGCGCGTGGCCGTGACCGAGAAGGCGTTCGACCTCCCGATCAACCCCGCGGTGGACGTGCGCGGACCCGCGCTGTCGTTGGCGGGCGACCCGACGGTGGCCGACCGGGTCACGCTCGCCGACGGTCGGTGGCCCGAGGCGCCGGCGTGGGACGGTCAGCCCGCCCCGACCGGCGCGGTCGACCTCGAGTCGCTGCCCGACCTCGACGTCGAGGTCGTCGTGCTGCAGGAGACGGCCGAGCGGCTGGGCCTGACGCTCGGGGAGCCGCTCCGGGTGCCCACGCTCTCCTACGACCTCGCCATCGTCCCGGTCGGCACCTACACCGTGGACGATCCCGACGACCCGTACTGGCGCCACATCACCGCGGCCGCGTCGCCCGGCGTCGTGGAGGACCTGAACGCCGGGACGTCGGTCGTGGGCGTCGGCTACACCGCCGCGGACGGCTGGTGGCGCACGAGCCAGGCGACGGCCGAACCGGCGCGGGTCGACGTCTGGTACGCGGTCGACCCCGGCACGCTCGACGGCGTCGACCCCGCGCGGCTCGGGGCCCAGCTGCGGGCGTTCCTCGGGGCCGACCACTCCCTGACGGGCGCGACGTTCCCCGGCGACACCCGGTTCACCAGCGAGCTTCCCGAACGGCTCGACGCCGTGGCGCAGGAGAACGAGGCCGTCGCGGCCGTGGTGCTGCTCGTCGCCGTCGGACCGCTCGGTGTCGCCCTCGCCGTGCTGGCGCTCGTGGCGCGGCTGCTGCTGGACCGGCGTCGCCGCGCGCTGGCGATGATCGCGGCCCGCGGCGCCTCCCCGCGGCAGCTGCGCACGACCCTTGGCGTCGAGGGCCTCCTGCTCGGGCTACCGGCCGCTGCGCTCGGGTGGGGCGCCGTCGCGGTCGCGCTCGGCGGTGACCCGGGTGCGCGGGGCTGGGTGCCCAGCCTCGCCCTCGGGCTCGTGCCGGCTCTCGTCCTGACGACGGCGCCGCTCCCGTCCGGCCTGCGACGCACCCGCCGCGACCTGCGCGCCGGGGGAGTGGTGCGCGACGTCGTCGTCGCCGTCCTCGCGGCCCTCGTGCTCGCGCAGGTGATCGCCTCGCCCACCGGGGCCGTGGCCGGGACGGGCGACCCGCTGCTGATCGCGGCGCCGCTCGTGCTCGCCCTCGCGGTCACCGTGGCGGTGCTGCGGGTCTACCCGTGGCTGGCGCGGGCCGCGCACGCCGCGCTGCGCCGCGGCCGGTCGTTGCCGCACGTGCTGGGGTCCGCGCGCGCCGTCCGCGAGAGCGCGGCGAGCCTGACGTCGGTGCTGGCCGTCGTCGTCGGCGTGAGCGTCGCGGTGTTCTCGGTGGTGGCGCTCGGGTCGCTGCGCGCGGGTCTCGAGCGCACCGTGTGGGTGACGGCGGGCGCCGACCTGCGGATCAGCGGTCCGGTCGTCGACGCCGACCAGCTCGAGGCGGTGCAGGCGCTCGACGGCGTCGCCGCGGTCGCGGCCGTGAGCACCGTCAGCCCGGCGATCCTGCAGCTCCCCGGCTCCTCCCCGCGCGTCCAGCTCGTCCTCACGGACACCGCCGCCTACGCCGCCGTGCTCCAGGACGTGCCCGGCACGGTCGGGGCGGCCCCGGTCGACAGCGTCGCGGCCGACGACGGCGTCGATCCCGTCCCGGTGCTCACCTCCCCACGGCTCGGTGGCCAGGGCGCCGACGGCGTGCGCCTGGTGGCGTCGCAGAACGTCGCCGTGGAGGTGCTGGCCTCGGGCGACGTGCTCCCCGGGGTCGCCGACTCCTCGGTCGCCTGGGTCCTGGCCGACGCCGCCGGGCTGCCCGAGGCGGCCGCCGGCTCCCCACCGCGCCTCCTCCTCGTCCGGGTGGCGCCGGGCGCGGACCCGGCGACGGTCGGCACGGCGATCACCGACGTCATCGGCCCGGCGGCGGTGGAGCGCTCCGTCGACGCGCGCGACGCCGTCGCGGACACCCCCGCGTTCCGTCTGCTGGCCGGCGCCCTGACGGTGAGCATCGTGCTCGCCGCGCTGCTCGCCGTCGCCGCACTCGTGCTGGTCCAGGTCACCGCCGCCCCCGCCCGGGGCAGCTGCTCGCGCGGCTGCGGCTGCTGGGGATGCGTCGCTCGGGCGAGCGCCGCCTCGCAGCGTGGGAGCTGCTGCCGTGGGTGA